A single region of the Moorena sp. SIOASIH genome encodes:
- a CDS encoding reverse transcriptase domain-containing protein: MKYSDLWKSQKWKQLRRNLFRLQKRVYKAVQAGDLKKARSLQKLILKSRSAQLLAVHQVTQLNQGKRTAGVDGKASLTYKERFEVLEKLGSSAENWTHQGLREIPIPKKNGDTRMLKVPTIQDRAWQVSAKFALEPAHEATFSADSYGFRTGRCAQDAQKRLFLHLKSNSNGIKKRIIELDIKKCFDRISHSSIMDRLLAPAGLKMGIFRCLKAGINPEFPEQGTPQGGVVSPLLANIALNGIESVHTSIRYADDMVFILKPKDNAEKILEKVNNFLALRGLEVNQAKTKLTKTTDGFDFLGWRFRVQKNGKFRCIPSEENHRNIRKKIKAVVNSSNYGAEIKAKKLAPIVRGWRNYHKSCDMSSSRDSLWFMAETANRKFRKEKKVNRYKATELCKKGFPTVGYEQNQHVNVKGTKSPYDGDLVYGRKRNSMLYDNATSKALKRQNHSCGHCGLKFIDEERIHLHHIDGNHENWKKDNLMAVHQSCHQQLHWSSDTQEPYAVKVARTV, translated from the coding sequence ATGAAATACAGTGACCTCTGGAAAAGTCAAAAGTGGAAACAACTCCGCCGTAACCTTTTCCGCCTACAAAAGCGAGTATATAAAGCAGTTCAAGCTGGAGACTTAAAGAAAGCTCGGTCTCTGCAAAAACTGATTCTGAAATCCCGCTCAGCACAGTTACTGGCAGTCCATCAAGTGACACAGCTCAACCAAGGAAAAAGAACCGCCGGAGTAGATGGGAAAGCATCCCTAACCTACAAAGAAAGGTTCGAGGTACTTGAAAAGCTAGGTTCCAGTGCGGAAAATTGGACGCACCAAGGGTTGAGGGAAATCCCAATACCTAAGAAAAATGGGGATACGAGAATGCTGAAAGTACCGACCATCCAGGACAGAGCATGGCAAGTAAGCGCGAAATTTGCTCTGGAACCAGCTCATGAAGCAACGTTCAGTGCCGACAGCTACGGTTTTAGAACTGGTCGATGTGCCCAAGACGCACAAAAACGGCTATTCTTACATCTGAAATCCAACAGCAACGGCATCAAAAAGAGAATCATAGAACTCGACATTAAAAAGTGTTTTGACCGCATCTCCCACAGTTCCATTATGGATAGATTGCTAGCTCCTGCGGGTCTGAAGATGGGGATATTCAGATGTCTAAAAGCAGGCATCAATCCGGAATTCCCGGAACAAGGAACGCCCCAAGGTGGTGTGGTTAGTCCACTCTTAGCCAATATTGCACTTAATGGAATTGAGAGCGTTCACACCAGCATCCGCTACGCGGATGATATGGTCTTCATTCTCAAGCCAAAGGATAACGCTGAGAAAATTTTAGAAAAAGTGAACAACTTCCTAGCCCTACGCGGTCTAGAGGTTAATCAGGCAAAGACCAAGCTAACCAAAACGACAGACGGATTTGACTTCCTGGGGTGGAGATTCCGCGTCCAGAAAAACGGAAAATTCCGATGCATCCCCTCTGAGGAAAACCACCGGAACATACGTAAGAAGATTAAAGCCGTAGTCAATAGCTCGAATTATGGTGCCGAAATTAAAGCCAAGAAATTAGCACCAATCGTACGTGGATGGAGGAATTACCATAAAAGCTGTGACATGAGCAGTTCCCGAGATAGTTTATGGTTTATGGCTGAAACCGCAAACCGAAAGTTCCGTAAGGAAAAGAAAGTAAACCGATATAAAGCCACCGAACTATGCAAGAAAGGCTTCCCAACAGTAGGGTATGAACAAAATCAACACGTAAATGTAAAAGGGACTAAATCCCCCTACGACGGAGATTTAGTCTACGGTCGTAAAAGGAACTCCATGCTATACGATAATGCTACCTCAAAGGCTTTGAAGAGGCAGAACCATTCCTGTGGACATTGTGGTCTGAAATTCATAGATGAGGAAAGGATTCACCTACACCACATCGACGGAAATCATGAAAACTGGAAAAAGGATAACCTTATGGCCGTCCACCAAAGTTGTCACCAACAATTACATTGGAGCAGTGATACTCAGGAGCCGTATGCGGTGAAAGTCGCACGTACGGTATGA
- a CDS encoding phycobiliprotein lyase — protein MDIKEFFEQSAGRWFSQRTSNHITSQPIKNGKSNITMEMLSGDAPEVIKLCKQYQIEPGIAIFGVKVIWDGTVVGEQKKQTGSTVVVPVPNPENPDIGKLLRTNGDVEETSLKCRYSIGQDDVLTMITEGKTLYAEERFWFASPNFRLRTNVLQQGGQLTMASLATEIRLGVT, from the coding sequence ATGGATATTAAAGAGTTTTTTGAACAGAGTGCTGGCAGATGGTTTTCTCAACGTACTAGTAATCATATTACCTCTCAACCCATAAAAAATGGTAAGTCCAACATCACTATGGAAATGCTATCTGGTGATGCCCCAGAGGTGATCAAACTCTGTAAACAATACCAAATAGAGCCTGGTATAGCTATATTTGGTGTAAAAGTGATTTGGGACGGTACAGTAGTAGGAGAACAGAAAAAGCAAACTGGTTCGACTGTTGTTGTACCTGTTCCCAACCCAGAAAATCCTGACATTGGCAAACTATTGCGAACTAATGGTGATGTTGAAGAAACTTCCTTAAAATGTCGTTACAGTATCGGCCAGGATGATGTTTTAACAATGATTACAGAGGGGAAAACTCTATATGCTGAAGAACGTTTTTGGTTTGCTAGCCCTAACTTTCGGTTACGCACTAACGTTCTCCAGCAGGGGGGGCAATTAACCATGGCTTCTCTGGCCACAGAAATTCGTCTTGGTGTTACGTGA
- a CDS encoding S-layer homology domain-containing protein: MVKSTIYVNPVTGKDSDTGDSVPFKTLTKALSIAAAGTTIHLAAGTYNAASGEVFPLVIPKGVMVLGNEPTKGKNIVISGSGNYVSPTFNRQNITIRLDSKAQLRGVTVTNPGKLGTAVWIESTSPIIANNTFTRCGREGIFVTGTAKPLILDNVLYANASSGIFLVRNGKGEVRGNVCQKTGYGIAISDSAAPLIADNKILGNRAGIVLMRQVQPVLRRNLIENNTHGGLVVNGSARPDLGNSQDPAGNILRNNGKADLQNSTSVSLVSVGNQLNPSRIEGAVELRSSQVPVRQTGPFQFSDLAGHWASQFIGELVIRGLVSGFGDGTFKPEANLTRAQYAAIIAKTFDLPRQVGKGRGEFVDVSAKFWASQAIRKAAVMGFISGFPDRTFRPQQNLTRVQGLVSLVKGLGLTGGESSELGFYRDRVQIPSYATQAVATATQRRMVVNYPQPNQLNPMRPITRAEVVALIYQALVATGSADAIASPYIVNPNPDITSFSDIPGHWAEDFIRRLGSLNLISGFADGSFQPDAPLTRAEYAALLVKVFDPNPIRPATQFIDVPLNFWALPAINQSYRGGFLSGYPDQTFHPQQTLRRVDLIASLVNGLSLAKTVDKLVKESSDISKIYQDWKDIPAYATEAVAYATIAKIVVNHPNPTLLHPKREAKRADAIAFIYQALVKTGRVTEFNSPYSVVMSPES, encoded by the coding sequence ATGGTTAAATCTACTATTTACGTTAACCCAGTCACTGGTAAGGATAGCGATACTGGTGATAGTGTTCCGTTTAAAACCTTGACTAAGGCACTTTCTATTGCCGCTGCTGGAACTACCATTCACTTAGCAGCTGGTACCTATAATGCTGCTAGTGGAGAAGTTTTTCCCCTCGTTATTCCTAAGGGAGTGATGGTTCTTGGCAATGAACCGACCAAGGGTAAGAATATTGTGATTTCCGGCAGTGGGAACTATGTCAGCCCGACGTTTAATCGTCAAAATATTACCATCCGTTTAGATTCCAAGGCCCAATTAAGAGGAGTAACGGTTACTAATCCGGGCAAATTGGGGACAGCGGTCTGGATTGAATCTACCTCACCGATTATTGCCAATAATACCTTTACTCGCTGTGGTCGTGAAGGGATATTTGTTACTGGCACAGCCAAACCCCTGATTCTGGATAATGTATTGTACGCTAACGCTTCCAGTGGCATCTTTCTGGTGCGTAATGGCAAAGGGGAAGTGCGAGGCAATGTTTGTCAAAAGACTGGTTATGGGATTGCCATCAGCGACTCCGCAGCACCGTTAATAGCAGATAATAAAATACTTGGTAACCGAGCTGGAATCGTTTTGATGCGTCAGGTGCAACCGGTATTGCGTCGTAATCTGATTGAGAACAATACTCATGGTGGTTTAGTGGTTAATGGTAGCGCTAGACCAGATTTAGGCAATTCTCAAGACCCAGCGGGTAATATCCTGCGCAATAATGGTAAGGCTGATCTCCAAAATAGCACCTCTGTCAGCTTAGTTTCTGTGGGCAATCAGCTCAATCCATCTAGAATTGAGGGTGCGGTAGAGTTGCGTTCATCTCAAGTTCCAGTCCGGCAGACTGGTCCATTTCAATTCAGTGATTTAGCAGGTCATTGGGCAAGCCAGTTTATTGGAGAATTAGTGATTAGAGGACTAGTTAGTGGCTTTGGAGATGGCACATTCAAGCCAGAAGCCAACCTCACTAGAGCACAGTATGCAGCAATTATTGCCAAAACATTTGACTTGCCAAGGCAGGTGGGTAAAGGCAGAGGGGAGTTTGTGGATGTCTCAGCGAAATTTTGGGCATCACAGGCAATTCGGAAAGCAGCAGTTATGGGTTTTATTTCCGGATTCCCCGATCGAACATTTCGCCCCCAGCAAAATCTGACCAGAGTTCAAGGTCTGGTATCCCTAGTCAAGGGTTTGGGGTTAACAGGTGGTGAGTCTAGCGAACTCGGGTTTTATCGCGATCGGGTTCAGATTCCCAGCTATGCTACCCAAGCGGTAGCCACAGCAACTCAAAGACGAATGGTAGTGAATTATCCCCAACCCAATCAGCTCAATCCCATGAGGCCGATTACCCGTGCTGAGGTGGTAGCATTGATTTACCAGGCATTAGTAGCAACAGGCTCTGCAGATGCGATCGCATCTCCTTATATTGTTAACCCTAACCCTGACATTACCTCCTTCAGCGATATACCTGGACACTGGGCAGAAGATTTTATTCGCCGCCTCGGTAGTCTAAACCTGATTAGTGGCTTTGCGGATGGCAGCTTTCAACCAGATGCCCCTCTAACTCGGGCTGAGTACGCTGCCCTACTGGTGAAAGTGTTTGACCCCAATCCGATCCGTCCAGCTACCCAATTTATTGATGTCCCCCTGAATTTCTGGGCATTACCAGCTATCAACCAATCCTATCGTGGTGGCTTTCTCTCGGGATACCCCGACCAAACCTTCCATCCTCAGCAGACCTTGCGGCGTGTTGATTTGATTGCCTCTCTAGTTAATGGGCTGTCTTTAGCCAAAACTGTAGACAAGTTAGTGAAAGAGTCTTCTGACATTTCCAAAATTTACCAAGATTGGAAGGATATTCCTGCTTATGCTACCGAAGCAGTTGCGTACGCTACCATCGCCAAAATTGTCGTTAACCACCCCAACCCGACCCTGTTGCATCCCAAGCGGGAAGCAAAGCGAGCTGATGCGATCGCATTTATCTATCAGGCCTTGGTGAAAACAGGACGTGTCACTGAGTTCAACTCACCGTATAGTGTTGTCATGAGTCCTGAGTCCTGA
- a CDS encoding ABC transporter ATP-binding protein, with protein MIEVEHLSKIYGTTPAIENVTFRVEPGEILGFLGPNGAGKTTTMRILAGYLPATHGTARIANYDVHENSMAVRRRIGYLPEFPPLYPDMTVEGFLHFVARIKGVAAGDRTTKVKTAMERCNITSKAKLLIRKLSKGFRQRVGIAQAIVHDPPAIILDEPTVGLDPRQIIDVRNLIKSLAGDHTIILSTHILPEVSMTCSRVAIINEGKIVATDSPDKLLAELTGGSGYELEIDGDARELQKLLQVIPGVCLVELVNDQNLPGGRSLFHIVSAPGAEPARDIAAVTVGAGVGIYEMRRTRATLEDVFLKLTTTEKPLPEPEPDLQESQESDEG; from the coding sequence ATGATAGAAGTAGAGCATCTAAGCAAAATCTATGGCACCACCCCAGCGATAGAGAATGTTACTTTCAGGGTTGAACCAGGAGAAATCCTAGGGTTCCTTGGACCGAATGGTGCAGGGAAAACCACTACCATGCGAATTTTGGCAGGCTATTTACCAGCAACCCATGGTACTGCCCGAATTGCTAATTATGATGTTCATGAAAATTCTATGGCAGTACGACGCCGAATTGGTTATTTACCGGAATTTCCGCCACTGTATCCGGACATGACCGTTGAAGGATTTTTGCACTTTGTTGCCCGTATTAAAGGTGTTGCTGCAGGCGATCGCACTACTAAGGTCAAAACTGCCATGGAGCGCTGTAACATAACGAGCAAGGCCAAGCTACTGATCCGCAAGCTTTCTAAGGGCTTCCGTCAACGGGTGGGTATCGCTCAGGCAATTGTACATGACCCACCGGCGATCATTCTAGATGAACCTACAGTCGGTCTTGATCCTCGGCAAATCATTGATGTCCGTAACTTAATTAAGAGCCTTGCTGGTGACCATACTATTATCCTCTCAACCCACATTCTACCAGAAGTGAGTATGACCTGTAGCCGGGTAGCCATTATCAATGAAGGCAAAATTGTAGCCACCGATAGTCCAGACAAGTTACTGGCGGAGTTAACCGGGGGATCAGGTTATGAATTAGAAATAGATGGTGATGCAAGGGAGTTACAGAAATTATTACAAGTTATACCAGGAGTTTGCCTGGTGGAACTGGTTAATGATCAAAATTTACCTGGCGGACGCTCTTTATTCCACATCGTATCAGCACCGGGAGCAGAACCCGCACGGGATATTGCAGCTGTGACTGTGGGAGCTGGTGTAGGGATATACGAAATGCGACGGACTCGCGCTACCCTGGAAGATGTCTTTTTGAAACTGACTACGACCGAAAAACCACTGCCTGAACCAGAGCCTGATTTACAGGAGTCTCAGGAATCTGATGAAGGATGA
- a CDS encoding ABC transporter permease produces the protein MMIIIGNILAIFRKELQGYFASPFAYVIAGVFWWLSGSFFVEILLDQEGIINQVATAEQLGLPIPPVDVAYVFLRQFLEVMGSLSLFVLPILSMGLYAEERKRRTLELLATSPLTNWAVAVGKLLGVVTFYSFMVLPLLAYEAIAFSATDPPVQPVLPLLAHVGLILLAASVLSLGMFISSLTDSSILSAILTFALVLGLWVIDLIAKNVSGPLGEALGHLSLLENYKNLIQGVLDTSSIILFLSYIFIGIFLTAQSIDALRFQRS, from the coding sequence ATAATGATTATAATTGGGAATATATTAGCAATTTTTAGGAAAGAATTACAGGGCTATTTTGCTTCACCATTCGCTTATGTTATCGCTGGTGTATTTTGGTGGCTGTCTGGCTCCTTTTTTGTGGAAATTCTTTTGGATCAAGAGGGGATTATTAACCAAGTGGCAACGGCAGAACAATTGGGTTTACCGATACCACCAGTGGATGTTGCCTATGTATTTTTGCGTCAATTCTTGGAAGTGATGGGTTCACTGTCGTTATTTGTGTTGCCAATTCTGTCGATGGGACTCTATGCTGAGGAACGCAAGCGCAGGACTTTGGAACTTTTGGCCACTTCTCCACTAACGAATTGGGCTGTAGCTGTAGGTAAACTCTTGGGAGTGGTGACATTTTATAGCTTTATGGTGCTACCCTTACTTGCCTATGAAGCGATCGCATTTAGTGCTACAGACCCCCCGGTTCAACCTGTCCTACCGTTACTAGCCCACGTCGGATTAATTTTACTAGCAGCATCGGTGCTTTCTCTGGGGATGTTCATTTCTTCCCTAACTGATAGCTCAATTTTGTCAGCAATCCTCACCTTTGCTCTAGTTTTAGGACTTTGGGTGATTGATTTGATTGCTAAAAATGTTAGTGGACCCCTTGGGGAAGCCTTAGGTCATTTATCGTTGCTGGAAAATTATAAAAATCTGATTCAGGGTGTTTTGGATACTAGTAGTATAATTCTGTTTTTGAGTTATATCTTTATCGGTATTTTTCTAACTGCTCAGTCTATTGATGCATTGAGATTTCAGCGTTCTTAG
- a CDS encoding pyridoxamine 5'-phosphate oxidase family protein gives MRFHTGEIAVQTRAGVTEEAEKLSSIITPVIRPAAQMLLTTQQLAIASSVDTNGLVWASLLTGQPGFVRVFDNQTVEINCIPIDRDPLYENLVQNGVLGLLVIDLTTRKRLRMNGLARVEGKGQIVMQTSEVFFNCPKYIQLRHLETDTAESTQPNEIRSFEALTTTEQDWITQSDTFFIASFNPETGADASHRGGYPGFIQVISDNQLVFPDYAGNNMFQTLGNLTVNPHAGLLFIDFERGNTLQLTGTAEVIWDQSRFTTVPGAQRLVEFHIEQVLETTNASPIRWRFGEYSAANPAVKKEGLPDAMVS, from the coding sequence ATGAGGTTTCACACTGGAGAGATTGCTGTTCAAACTCGGGCTGGGGTAACCGAAGAAGCTGAGAAACTCAGCTCGATCATTACTCCGGTGATCAGACCCGCTGCTCAGATGCTCCTGACAACCCAACAATTAGCGATCGCTAGTAGTGTGGATACCAATGGCTTGGTTTGGGCATCACTGCTGACTGGTCAACCTGGTTTTGTCCGAGTTTTCGATAATCAAACTGTTGAGATTAACTGTATCCCTATCGATCGGGATCCGTTGTACGAAAACTTGGTGCAAAATGGAGTACTTGGACTTCTGGTGATTGACCTGACTACCCGTAAACGCTTGCGGATGAATGGCTTGGCTAGAGTAGAAGGCAAAGGGCAGATTGTGATGCAGACCAGTGAGGTGTTTTTCAACTGTCCCAAATACATCCAGCTGCGTCATCTAGAGACTGATACCGCTGAGTCAACGCAGCCAAATGAAATTCGCAGCTTTGAGGCTTTGACCACAACCGAGCAAGACTGGATTACCCAATCTGATACCTTTTTCATTGCCAGTTTTAATCCAGAAACTGGGGCAGATGCCTCTCATCGGGGTGGATATCCGGGATTTATCCAGGTGATCAGTGATAATCAGCTAGTGTTTCCCGATTATGCTGGCAATAATATGTTTCAAACCCTAGGTAACCTGACAGTCAATCCCCATGCTGGTCTGCTGTTCATCGATTTTGAGCGAGGCAATACCTTACAACTGACTGGAACAGCCGAGGTGATTTGGGATCAGTCACGATTCACTACCGTTCCAGGAGCGCAACGGTTAGTGGAGTTTCATATTGAGCAGGTCTTAGAAACAACTAATGCTAGCCCTATACGCTGGCGCTTTGGAGAGTATTCTGCCGCTAATCCTGCTGTTAAGAAGGAGGGTTTACCAGATGCAATGGTTTCTTAG
- a CDS encoding serine/threonine-protein kinase: MSEFPDFSNYGYQVKKRLGQNYHSGRVTYQAIHLKTKQKVVIKLFQFAQYNSSWHGYQSIESEIKVLKQLHHPRIPRYLDSFAPEGGVCLVQEYKNAQPLSAYPSFTPEQIQQIAVQLIEILDYIQHFSNPIIHRDIKPENVLLDYKMRVYLIDFGLAKIAYSSIAGSTTMAGTAGFMPPEQLYNQPLNKASDIYSLGVTLVSLVTGIKTAEISNLIDLSNHRLKFRHLASGFSKEFLDYLDKMVEPDPKKRLANLERIFKSVPSPQPTKRKLLAEFSNNLKVKNLNKRLSYAIVTVITLGLGLTYGLNQIEQLVVSKIQQHLSNGDYEKCINLAQDVPDFLSINDKSICLLNDCSVAQLNKATKLVENSRLIYKAITEAKKIPAESNSYQEAQQLITEWKQWQSDQNLIQKAQQDLKKRKWQQAKAMATQVKDERFQHQAIQIIKTAETKIKTAELERLAAELEIQGENLIIKANHYANQRQYSQAISIAKRIHNATPSYQEAQRLIAEWQSQIPQVFRNYWSSPQVNGARFVVDKIEKWKNGQLKIYFKAYNYTNKDSRFSDFIAVDNLGNNYRGYSGSSWDGTVMPSRTPTKGYITLKQPLDPNASVITLIFRRVYTYNPGIKLITLKTKVRVK, translated from the coding sequence ATGAGCGAATTTCCTGATTTTTCTAACTATGGCTACCAAGTCAAAAAACGATTAGGTCAGAACTATCACAGTGGTCGAGTAACTTATCAAGCCATCCATCTTAAAACTAAGCAAAAAGTTGTAATCAAGCTATTTCAATTTGCTCAATATAACAGTAGCTGGCATGGTTACCAATCCATTGAAAGTGAGATTAAGGTACTAAAACAGTTACACCATCCTAGGATTCCTCGGTATCTTGACTCCTTTGCTCCTGAGGGTGGTGTTTGTTTGGTACAGGAGTACAAAAACGCTCAACCTTTGTCTGCATACCCAAGTTTTACACCAGAGCAAATTCAGCAAATTGCAGTTCAACTTATCGAAATTTTGGATTATATCCAACATTTTTCTAATCCGATAATTCACCGAGACATTAAACCAGAAAATGTTTTGTTAGATTACAAAATGCGGGTTTACTTAATTGATTTTGGTTTAGCCAAAATTGCCTATAGTTCAATTGCTGGAAGTACTACGATGGCTGGCACAGCTGGATTTATGCCACCAGAACAATTATATAATCAACCCCTCAATAAAGCATCAGATATTTATAGTTTAGGAGTGACACTTGTTTCTTTGGTTACCGGAATTAAAACGGCGGAAATTAGTAATTTAATTGATTTAAGCAATCATCGTCTAAAATTCAGGCATTTAGCTTCAGGTTTTAGCAAAGAATTTCTTGACTACCTAGACAAGATGGTAGAACCTGACCCTAAAAAGCGTCTTGCCAATCTAGAACGTATTTTTAAATCGGTTCCATCCCCACAGCCAACTAAAAGAAAACTACTAGCAGAGTTTAGCAACAATCTCAAAGTAAAGAACCTGAATAAACGACTAAGTTATGCTATAGTTACTGTAATCACTTTAGGGTTAGGTCTTACCTATGGATTAAACCAAATTGAGCAACTAGTAGTAAGTAAAATCCAACAGCACTTGAGCAATGGAGACTATGAAAAATGTATTAACTTAGCTCAAGACGTTCCCGATTTTTTGAGCATCAATGACAAATCGATATGCCTCTTAAATGACTGTTCTGTAGCACAACTAAATAAAGCCACTAAACTAGTAGAGAACTCTCGACTTATATATAAAGCAATTACTGAAGCTAAAAAAATACCTGCTGAGAGTAATAGTTACCAAGAAGCACAACAGTTAATTACTGAATGGAAACAATGGCAAAGTGATCAAAATTTAATTCAAAAAGCTCAACAAGACCTAAAGAAACGTAAATGGCAACAAGCCAAAGCAATGGCAACACAGGTTAAGGATGAACGTTTCCAGCACCAAGCAATCCAAATTATTAAAACTGCTGAAACAAAAATAAAAACTGCTGAATTAGAAAGACTAGCTGCTGAATTAGAAATACAAGGAGAAAACCTGATCATCAAGGCAAATCACTATGCTAATCAGCGACAGTATAGTCAAGCAATATCCATCGCAAAACGGATTCATAACGCTACGCCATCTTATCAAGAAGCACAACGATTAATTGCTGAATGGCAAAGCCAAATCCCTCAAGTTTTTAGAAATTATTGGTCATCCCCACAAGTTAATGGCGCTCGCTTCGTCGTTGATAAGATAGAAAAGTGGAAAAATGGCCAATTAAAAATTTATTTTAAAGCTTATAATTACACTAATAAAGATAGCAGATTTTCAGATTTTATCGCAGTTGATAACTTAGGAAATAACTATAGAGGTTATTCAGGCTCTAGTTGGGATGGAACAGTCATGCCTTCTAGGACACCAACTAAAGGTTATATCACCTTAAAACAACCCCTAGATCCTAATGCCTCAGTGATTACACTTATTTTTCGTCGTGTTTATACTTATAATCCAGGAATTAAACTAATCACTCTCAAAACAAAAGTAAGAGTTAAGTAG
- a CDS encoding Gldg family protein → MKTSKTKKYLLYLFWLGPLLTMAGITVRIITEKWSPDALGLLIAGIVISLVGLVFLAQLAPKFWQSRSTQVGTNAIISTVAMLVILGLINFLGVRYTQRIDFTENQLYTLSPQSQQVVQNLRQPLKVWIFNPQPNPDDRELLENFRRYGSNFEFQFVDPQLKPALAQKFGVQSIGEVYLQYKDKQQLLQAVNDTQPLSESSLTSGIETLTREISVRVYFLQGHGEKSLAEVEGGLSEAVRVLEDKNFTVQPLNLAERSEVPADASIVVSAGPMRPLLEKEVKGLRNYLSKGGSLLLMLDPDTNPELDSFLKDWGIKLDSRLVIDPSAPERSLVLGAATPMVTSYGNHPITNEFGDGFSFYPWARSLEIIPVDGIQETPLLITNDRTWAESNPKQQPLELNPESDRPGPLILGVALSRQAEEIDQATPQEDGNKKTSSSRLVVYGNSNFATNGWFDQQLNGDVFLNTISWLSKQDDQVLSIRPKEQNNRRINLTAIQAELLGWTALLLMPLVGFTTAGLVWWQRR, encoded by the coding sequence ATGAAGACAAGCAAAACCAAGAAGTATCTCCTTTACCTTTTCTGGCTCGGGCCACTACTGACCATGGCGGGAATCACTGTCAGGATTATTACTGAAAAATGGTCTCCAGACGCATTAGGGTTACTGATTGCTGGTATTGTCATTAGTCTTGTGGGGCTAGTATTTTTAGCCCAGTTGGCTCCGAAATTTTGGCAAAGCCGTTCTACCCAAGTCGGAACCAATGCTATTATTTCTACGGTAGCTATGTTAGTGATTTTGGGGCTGATTAACTTTTTAGGGGTGCGCTATACCCAACGGATCGATTTCACAGAAAATCAGTTATATACTCTGTCACCCCAGTCCCAGCAAGTGGTGCAAAATTTACGACAGCCCCTTAAGGTTTGGATCTTTAATCCACAACCCAATCCAGATGACCGAGAGTTGTTAGAGAACTTTCGTCGGTATGGGTCAAACTTTGAATTTCAGTTTGTTGACCCTCAGCTAAAACCAGCACTAGCTCAGAAATTTGGTGTTCAGTCTATCGGAGAAGTTTATCTACAATATAAAGACAAGCAACAATTATTGCAAGCTGTTAATGATACCCAACCTCTGTCAGAATCTAGTCTTACTAGTGGTATCGAAACCCTGACTCGGGAAATTTCGGTTAGGGTTTACTTCCTCCAAGGTCACGGAGAAAAATCCTTAGCAGAAGTAGAAGGAGGATTATCTGAGGCCGTACGTGTTTTAGAGGATAAAAATTTTACGGTTCAACCCCTTAACCTAGCTGAACGCTCAGAGGTTCCAGCCGATGCATCAATCGTGGTTAGTGCAGGTCCGATGCGACCATTATTAGAAAAAGAAGTCAAAGGGTTACGTAACTATCTATCTAAGGGTGGTAGCTTACTATTGATGCTCGACCCTGATACTAATCCTGAATTGGATAGCTTTCTCAAAGACTGGGGAATTAAGCTAGACAGTAGGTTAGTGATTGACCCGTCTGCTCCAGAACGTTCCTTAGTGCTTGGTGCAGCAACTCCAATGGTGACCAGCTACGGGAATCATCCCATTACCAACGAATTTGGCGACGGATTTTCCTTTTATCCCTGGGCGCGATCGCTAGAAATTATCCCAGTAGATGGTATCCAGGAGACTCCTCTGCTGATTACCAATGACAGAACTTGGGCTGAGAGCAATCCTAAACAGCAGCCACTGGAATTGAATCCAGAAAGCGATCGCCCTGGTCCGTTAATCTTAGGTGTAGCATTAAGCCGCCAAGCGGAAGAGATTGATCAAGCTACTCCTCAAGAGGATGGTAACAAAAAGACCTCTTCATCTCGTCTAGTAGTCTATGGTAACTCTAATTTTGCCACCAATGGTTGGTTTGATCAGCAATTAAATGGTGATGTTTTTCTCAACACCATTAGCTGGTTAAGCAAGCAAGATGATCAAGTCCTATCTATCCGCCCTAAAGAACAAAACAATCGACGGATTAACCTAACAGCAATCCAGGCTGAGTTACTGGGTTGGACTGCGCTGTTACTTATGCCCTTAGTCGGGTTTACCACAGCTGGGTTGGTATGGTGGCAACGCCGTTAG